In the genome of Bradyrhizobium sp. CIAT3101, one region contains:
- a CDS encoding NAD-dependent protein deacetylase yields the protein MTNPPLKEFVGRHEKLFVLTGAGCSTNSGIPDYRDSHGNWKRTQPVNFQAFMSEELTRQRYWARSLIGWRRFGQARPNDAHHALARLEANGRCEMLLTQNVDRLHQSAGHRQVIDLHGRLDLVRCMGCGAKTPRNEFQDALGRANAEWLTLDAADAPDGDADLEHADFSSFNVPACEACGGILKPDVVFFGENVPRDVVATAQDHLAQADAMLIVGSSLMVYSGFRFVKAAADRQIPIAAINLGRTRADDLLTLKVEERCEAALAFLL from the coding sequence AACTGTTCGTGCTGACCGGCGCGGGCTGCAGCACCAATTCGGGCATTCCCGACTATCGCGACAGCCACGGCAACTGGAAGCGCACCCAGCCGGTCAACTTCCAGGCCTTCATGTCCGAAGAGCTTACGCGCCAGCGCTACTGGGCGCGTAGCCTGATCGGCTGGCGGCGATTCGGCCAGGCCCGCCCGAACGATGCGCATCATGCGCTCGCCCGGCTCGAGGCGAATGGGCGGTGCGAGATGCTGCTGACCCAGAATGTCGACCGGCTGCATCAATCCGCCGGCCACCGGCAGGTGATCGATTTGCACGGACGGCTCGATCTCGTCCGCTGCATGGGCTGCGGGGCTAAGACGCCGCGCAACGAATTCCAGGATGCGCTCGGCCGCGCCAATGCGGAATGGCTGACGCTCGATGCGGCGGACGCGCCTGATGGCGACGCCGATCTGGAGCATGCGGATTTCTCCTCGTTCAACGTGCCTGCGTGCGAAGCCTGCGGCGGCATTCTCAAGCCCGACGTCGTGTTCTTCGGAGAAAACGTCCCGCGCGATGTGGTGGCGACCGCGCAGGATCATCTGGCGCAGGCCGACGCGATGCTGATCGTCGGGTCGTCACTGATGGTCTATTCCGGCTTCCGCTTCGTGAAGGCTGCCGCAGATCGCCAGATTCCGATCGCCGCGATCAATCTCGGACGCACCCGCGCCGACGATCTTCTGACGCTCAAGGTCGAGGAGCGCTGCGAGGCGGCGCTTGCATTCCTGCTCTGA
- a CDS encoding hydantoinase/oxoprolinase family protein, whose translation MLEGAEVRLAVDIGGTFTDIVLDVGEVRKTRKVLTTPQRPEQAVLDGMRLILTDARAHISDIDVFIHGTTLATNAIIERRGAKTALIATEGFRDVLDIGTESRYDQYDLSIDKPKPLAPRSLRFTVPERIDAHGAVRLPLDEAAVRALAPRLRELKVESVAIAFLHSYANPEHERRTAAILGEEMPGISVTVSSAVCPEIREYERTSTAVANAYVQPLIDGYLARMADALQVEQFRGAIYLVTSGGGVTSIETARRFPVRLVESGPAGGAIFAAQIAARLGESKVLSFDMGGTTAKICLIEKYQPETSRVFEVDRAARFLKGSGLPVRIPVIEMVEIGAGGGSIAHVDAMKRVTVGPESASSEPGPACYGRGGRRPAVTDADVALGMIDPDTFAAGTIKLDPELSKQALLRDVGEALGLSAETAAYAVHEVVCENMASAARVHAVERGEIVGQHTLIAFGGAAPLHAARVAEKIGVSRVIVPSNAGVGSAVGFLAAPIAYELVRSRHVRLDDFDTAAVSELLQEMVTEARALVEPGAAGAPVRERRAAFMRYVGQGHEITVELPNRPLTSADLAGLRQKFEADYSAMFERPIPGAAIEVLSWSVLATTEARNPSVVAAVTRKPAAKASGSRKFFDGRAGEVIEIPLYRREDMAPGATIAGPAVIAEDETSTFVSNSFDAHIDGAGSIVMERKAA comes from the coding sequence ATGCTTGAAGGAGCCGAAGTGCGGCTTGCCGTTGATATCGGTGGCACGTTCACCGACATCGTGCTGGACGTGGGCGAAGTGCGCAAAACCCGCAAGGTGCTGACGACGCCGCAACGGCCCGAACAGGCGGTGCTGGACGGCATGCGTCTCATCCTCACCGATGCGCGCGCGCATATCAGCGACATCGACGTGTTCATCCACGGCACGACGCTGGCGACCAACGCCATCATCGAGCGGCGCGGCGCCAAGACGGCGCTGATCGCGACCGAGGGTTTTCGCGACGTGCTCGATATCGGCACCGAGAGCCGTTACGACCAGTATGACCTCAGCATCGACAAGCCGAAGCCGCTGGCGCCGCGCAGCCTGCGTTTCACCGTGCCCGAGCGCATTGACGCCCATGGCGCGGTTCGCCTCCCGCTGGACGAAGCAGCCGTGCGCGCGCTCGCGCCAAGATTGCGCGAGTTGAAGGTCGAGAGCGTCGCGATCGCGTTCCTGCATTCCTACGCCAATCCCGAGCACGAGCGACGTACTGCCGCGATTTTGGGCGAGGAGATGCCCGGCATCTCCGTGACGGTATCGTCGGCCGTGTGTCCGGAAATCCGCGAATATGAGCGCACGTCCACCGCGGTGGCCAACGCCTATGTGCAGCCGCTGATCGACGGTTATCTCGCCCGCATGGCCGACGCCTTGCAGGTCGAGCAGTTCCGTGGCGCCATCTATCTCGTCACGTCCGGCGGCGGCGTCACCTCGATCGAGACGGCGCGGCGCTTTCCGGTTCGTCTGGTCGAATCCGGCCCCGCTGGCGGCGCCATCTTCGCGGCGCAGATCGCGGCGCGTCTCGGCGAGAGCAAGGTGCTCTCCTTCGACATGGGCGGCACCACGGCAAAGATTTGCCTGATCGAGAAATACCAGCCCGAGACCTCGCGCGTGTTCGAGGTCGATCGTGCCGCGCGCTTCCTCAAGGGCTCCGGCCTGCCGGTGCGCATTCCCGTGATCGAGATGGTCGAGATCGGCGCCGGCGGCGGCTCGATCGCCCATGTCGATGCGATGAAGCGTGTGACCGTCGGCCCCGAGAGCGCGTCCTCCGAACCGGGACCGGCCTGCTACGGCCGCGGCGGCCGGCGTCCGGCCGTGACCGATGCCGACGTCGCGCTCGGCATGATCGACCCCGACACCTTTGCGGCCGGCACGATCAAGCTGGATCCAGAGCTTTCGAAGCAGGCGCTGCTGCGCGATGTCGGCGAGGCGCTGGGCCTGTCGGCGGAAACCGCGGCCTATGCCGTGCACGAGGTCGTCTGCGAGAATATGGCGAGTGCGGCGCGCGTGCATGCGGTCGAGCGTGGCGAGATCGTTGGCCAGCACACGTTGATTGCCTTTGGCGGTGCCGCGCCGCTGCATGCTGCGCGTGTCGCCGAGAAGATCGGCGTGTCCCGCGTGATCGTGCCGTCGAACGCCGGCGTCGGCTCGGCGGTCGGCTTCCTCGCCGCGCCGATCGCCTATGAGCTGGTGCGCAGCCGCCACGTGCGGCTCGACGATTTCGATACGGCTGCAGTTTCCGAACTCCTGCAGGAAATGGTGACCGAAGCGCGTGCGCTGGTCGAGCCCGGCGCTGCCGGCGCGCCGGTGCGCGAGCGCCGCGCCGCGTTCATGCGCTATGTCGGCCAGGGCCACGAGATCACCGTCGAGCTGCCGAACCGGCCGCTGACGTCGGCCGATCTCGCCGGCCTGCGGCAAAAGTTCGAGGCTGATTATTCGGCGATGTTCGAACGTCCGATCCCGGGCGCCGCGATCGAGGTGCTGAGCTGGTCGGTGCTTGCGACGACGGAGGCACGTAATCCCTCTGTTGTCGCCGCCGTCACGCGTAAGCCCGCGGCCAAGGCCTCCGGCAGCCGCAAATTCTTCGACGGCCGGGCAGGCGAGGTGATCGAGATCCCGCTCTATCGCCGCGAGGACATGGCGCCGGGCGCGACGATTGCGGGGCCTGCGGTGATCGCCGAGGACGAAACCTCCACCTTCGTCTCGAACAGTTTCGACGCGCATATCGACGGTGCCGGCAGCATCGTCATGGAACGGAAGGCGGCCTGA
- a CDS encoding hydantoinase B/oxoprolinase family protein, whose translation MSKTKGASLIDLQIMWHRLIAVVEEQGQVLLRTAFSPIVRECGDLSAGVFDLRGRMLAQAVTGTPGHVNSMAESVKHFINHFPLETMKQGDAYITNDPWMGTGHLNDFVVTTPCFKDGKIVALFSCTSHLMDIGGIGFGPDATDVFMEGLYIPMLKLIDQGVVNETLMAMIRTNTRLPIDTEGDTYSLAGCNDVGCERLVEMMTEFDIDTLDELGDYICDRSREAVLAEIAKLPKGTWRNTMVVDGYDAPVTLAATLTISDEGIHVDFDGTSAASKFGINVPLSYTTAYTVFGLGCVVASQIPNNAGSLSPLTVSAPLGAILNAPKPAPVASRHIIGQMLPDVVFGCLRQIIPERVPAEGTSCLWNLNVRGQTRSGVGGNYGFSMAVTSNGGTGARFGKDGLSATAYPSGVRGTPVEIAETQTPLIFWRKELRPDSGGAGRTRGGLGQIIEVGTGIDAPFDILAAFDRIEHPPRGRDGGQNGEAGYVGLKSGQKMRGKGFQTIPPDDRLVVMTPGGAGIGAPGERDRAAVQDDVESGLVSSDKAMAIYGRG comes from the coding sequence ATGAGCAAGACCAAAGGCGCGAGCCTGATCGACCTCCAGATCATGTGGCACCGGCTGATCGCCGTGGTCGAGGAGCAGGGGCAGGTGCTGCTCCGCACCGCGTTCAGCCCGATCGTGCGCGAATGCGGCGACCTCTCGGCCGGCGTGTTCGACCTCAGGGGGCGGATGCTGGCACAGGCCGTGACCGGCACACCCGGTCACGTCAATTCGATGGCGGAATCGGTCAAGCACTTCATCAATCATTTTCCGCTGGAGACGATGAAGCAAGGTGATGCCTACATCACCAACGATCCCTGGATGGGCACCGGCCATCTCAACGACTTCGTCGTCACCACACCCTGCTTCAAGGACGGCAAGATCGTCGCGCTGTTCTCCTGCACCAGCCATCTCATGGACATCGGCGGCATCGGCTTCGGCCCCGACGCCACCGACGTGTTCATGGAGGGGCTCTACATTCCCATGCTGAAGCTGATCGACCAGGGCGTCGTCAACGAGACGCTGATGGCGATGATCCGCACCAACACACGGCTGCCGATCGATACCGAGGGTGACACCTATTCGCTCGCCGGCTGCAACGACGTCGGCTGCGAGCGCCTGGTCGAGATGATGACCGAGTTCGATATCGACACGCTCGACGAGCTCGGCGACTACATCTGCGATCGCTCGCGCGAGGCCGTGCTCGCCGAGATCGCGAAATTGCCGAAGGGAACGTGGCGCAACACCATGGTGGTCGACGGCTACGATGCGCCGGTCACGCTGGCGGCGACGCTGACGATTTCCGACGAAGGCATCCACGTCGATTTCGACGGCACCTCGGCCGCCTCGAAGTTCGGCATCAACGTGCCGCTGTCCTACACCACGGCCTATACCGTGTTCGGCCTCGGCTGCGTCGTTGCCTCGCAGATCCCGAACAATGCCGGCTCGCTCTCGCCGCTGACGGTGTCGGCACCTCTGGGTGCCATCCTGAACGCGCCGAAGCCGGCACCGGTCGCCTCGCGCCACATCATCGGACAGATGCTGCCCGACGTCGTGTTCGGCTGCCTGCGCCAGATCATTCCCGAGCGCGTGCCTGCGGAAGGTACCTCGTGCCTGTGGAATCTCAACGTGCGCGGCCAGACCCGCTCGGGCGTCGGCGGCAATTACGGGTTCTCGATGGCGGTGACGTCCAACGGCGGCACCGGTGCGCGTTTCGGCAAGGATGGCTTGTCCGCGACCGCCTATCCCAGCGGCGTGCGCGGTACGCCGGTCGAGATCGCCGAGACGCAGACGCCGTTGATCTTCTGGCGCAAGGAACTGCGTCCGGATTCCGGCGGAGCAGGGCGTACCCGCGGCGGCCTCGGCCAGATCATCGAGGTCGGTACCGGCATCGACGCGCCCTTCGACATCCTCGCGGCCTTCGATCGCATCGAGCATCCGCCGCGCGGCCGTGACGGCGGCCAGAATGGCGAGGCCGGCTATGTCGGCCTGAAGTCCGGCCAGAAGATGCGCGGCAAGGGCTTTCAGACCATTCCACCGGATGACCGGCTGGTGGTGATGACGCCGGGCGGCGCCGGCATCGGCGCACCGGGCGAGCGCGATCGCGCGGCGGTGCAGGACGATGTCGAGAGCGGGCTGGTGTCTTCGGACAAGGCCATGGCGATCTACGGACGCGGGTGA